AGAGATCGAGGCGTTTGGCGGTGTCGATGCGCAGCAGCAGGGAGAAGCGGTTCAGCGTCTCCACCGGCACGGCGGCGGCCGGGCGGGAGCCGGTCAGGATGTCGTATGCCTTCACCCCGGCAAAGCGGCCGACATTGATCGCCGGACTCACCAAGCCCATCAGCAGACCGGAATGGCGGATCGGAAGTTCGGTCGAGCAGAAGGTGGCGACATTGTTGGCCAGCGCGGCGTCGGCCACCGCCTGACTGTTGTTCGACGCCACCAGCGTGTCCGGACCGATGTAGACCAGTTCCGCCCCGGCCTTCGCCACCTCCCTGATGACGTCGGGAATGGCGTTGGCGTTCGGCTTGCCGGACCCATCGCGGGGAATCGCGCCGTCGATGACCTCCACACCTTGTCGGCCCGCCTCCTCCCTCAGGTCGCGTACCGCGACGATCATGTTCTCCTCGGCCGGATTGTAAACGGCCGCGATCTTCCTCCAGCGCCGGTAGGCCAGTATCGTCTTGAGCTGGACAGCCACAGGTGCGATGTGGCGGGTGCCCGTCACAGCCCGGCCCGGCTGCTCCAGCGATCGGATGATGCGCGAGGCCACGGGGTCGGTGACGGAGGTGAAGACCACCGGAACGCCGGTCAGGAACTTCGAAGGATCGGGATCGTCGTATCGGCCGACGGCGGCCAACGTCAACGGCGTGAACACGGTGAGCACAAGATCCGGCTTGGCGGCACGAATCTCCGGCAGCATCGCGGCGACGGCGGTCGCCTGCGGCACCTCGCGCACATCGATTTTCGCCTGCATGCCCATCGATTCCAGCAGCTCGCGGAATCCGAGCACGTCGCCAACGTCCTTGCGCGGCGTCAGCACGACGATGTTGGCGGGCCGGCCGCCGCGGCCGGGCATGCCCTGGCCGGATGCCGGCGATCCCGCCGGGACACCCGTCGCCGCGACCGCAGCCGGGCCGGATGCCAGGAGCGCGCCGGCAGTGCCGAGGAGCAGCGAGCGTCGGGTCACGAAGGTCATGCCGGATCCTTCCGGGAGAGGGCTGCGGAGGGCCGACCGCCGAAGGTGGTCGTCAGGAGAAGCTGGACGACGACACAGGCAGCCAGCACGATGCCGATGCCCTTCATGGCGCCGTGGTAGCCGTAATGGGCGAGGAACAGCCCGGCCAGGAAAGGTGCGACCACCGAGCCCAGGCGCTCGATCAGCCGGAACATGCCGATTACCGTGGTCTCGCCAAGCGTCGATCGCTCACGCACGCAGGATTCCGCCAAAAGCGCCATCTGCGGGGTATTGACCAGCGCGTGGGCGAGGCCAAGCAGAGCGACACCGGTGATTGTCAAAGGCAGCGTACCGGAGATCGACAGCACGTACGCCGATCCGGCGGCGGTCACGCCCCCGATCGCCAGGAACGGCGTCCGCCGGCCGGAACGGTCGGACAGGTGCGCCACCAGCGGCGACACCACGATCATCATCAGCCAGTAGAGAAGAAGCACGCGGCCAATCCAGGACTGGCTGACCCCATTGTCGTCCAGCGCCAGCGGCAGCAGGAAGAACAGCAAGGCGGTCAGACCGAATTTCGCGGGGACGGCGCTGAACAGGGTCACCGCCACGAAGCGCGGATTGGCCAGGCACATGCCGAAATCGCGCGGCGTCAGCCCCCGTGTGCGGGCCTTGCCGCCCGCCCCGGCATGCTTGGGCAGAACGCGCCACGCCATCAACGCCGCCGCCACGGCAAGCATCGCGGAGACGATGAAGGTCATGCGGAAGCCGACCTGGTCGGCGATGACACCCCCGATGGCCGGACCGCAGACGCCGGCCGTCAGGATGCCGCCGGCATAGAGCGCGATGGCA
This portion of the Azospirillum sp. B510 genome encodes:
- a CDS encoding ABC transporter substrate binding protein codes for the protein MTFVTRRSLLLGTAGALLASGPAAVAATGVPAGSPASGQGMPGRGGRPANIVVLTPRKDVGDVLGFRELLESMGMQAKIDVREVPQATAVAAMLPEIRAAKPDLVLTVFTPLTLAAVGRYDDPDPSKFLTGVPVVFTSVTDPVASRIIRSLEQPGRAVTGTRHIAPVAVQLKTILAYRRWRKIAAVYNPAEENMIVAVRDLREEAGRQGVEVIDGAIPRDGSGKPNANAIPDVIREVAKAGAELVYIGPDTLVASNNSQAVADAALANNVATFCSTELPIRHSGLLMGLVSPAINVGRFAGVKAYDILTGSRPAAAVPVETLNRFSLLLRIDTAKRLDLYPPMRLLNIAEIIKDA